The segment TGACTTATAATATTTATATTGAAAAAATGGTGCTACAATCTCTTTATTCTTTAATATAAACTTTTTAACCTTTTCTCTTTTATTATTATCTATTTCTAATTTCATACTATTATCCCACAAATATTTATTCAATCTAATAGATCTCATTGCATAAAAGCCATGTATTTTATCAACGTTAATATTCTCAAAATCTAGATCATTTTTATTTAAATATTTTACGTCTTTAAGTTTGAATGCGCAATCTTGTTTAATAATAGTTTGCTTAGGTTCCATATTTATTTTTATATGGTTATCCTTTCCTGTAAAACTTTGAATTTCTTTAATCTTTCCAATAGTATCCCATATACTATTAAACAAAGAAAATACAAAAATAATTATAATAAAAAAGTTAGTTAAATCAATATGTTTCAAGTTTACATTGTTATGGATAACTGATATTAAAGACACTCCAAATATAGATAAATCAATTATTAAACTTATTCCTTCTTTTTTCTTTAAGAAAAATAAATATCTATAAAAATCTATGGTCATTTTAATTTTCTTTTTATTCATTTAAATTCCTCTTTTTACTCATATAGTATTAATATATTTTTTTATACTATTACATAATTATTTATGAATAATAATATTTATAGAAATAATTATTTAGTTTTTTAATAGTTAGCTGGAGTTTATTTTCTATATTTATTTCTTATATTTATTTCCTTAATATTATCTCTATGAATTTACTTATATTTCTATTAATTACATAAAATTTGTGTTGAGCTTTTCTAACGCTATATTCTTTTTATATACTCCTTAAGACTCTCTTCCCACTCCCTAGTTATATCACCAACACTATTTTCTAGTGCTAAGTTTCTTAAAACTGAGTACTTAGGTCTCTTAGCCGGTCTTGGAAATTCATCTGTTGTGCAAGGAATAACCTCTGTATCTATACCTTTAATTTTAAATATTTCCTTAGCAAAATCATACCAAGTGCATTCTCCCTTACAGGTACAGTGATACAAACCATAAGCCTTGTTTTTAACAAGTTTTAGAATTACCTTTGCTAAGTCTACTGTACTTGTAGGAGTTCCCTTTTGATCATTCACAACCTTTAATACCTTATTTGTTTCACTTAACTTAAGCATAGTTTTAACAAAGTTATTTCCGTCACCATAAAGCCATGCCGTTCTTACTATGTAATGTTTTGGGTTATTTTCCGCAGTAAAGCCCTCTCCTTGTAGCTTTGTGCGCCCATAAGCAGTTTGTGGATTTACATTATCTGTTTCAATTAATGGAGTATTTCCATCCCCGTCAAAAACATAGTCCGTAGAAACTTGTACTATATCTGCACCAATAGCATTTGTAGCTATAGCTAAATACTTAAGGCCTAAGGCATTTATTTTATATGCATTCTCTTCATCATTTTCGCATTTATCAACAGCAGTATGAGCAGCACAATTTATTACAACATCAGGCTTATACTCATTAATAACTTCAGCTACATTTGTTTCATTAGTTATATCTAAAGTTACCTTCTGTATTTTATTCTTATCCATGCAATTATATTTTTGTATATCAAAATCACCAATATCTGTAAGAATAAGCTCAATGTTCTTAAATTCTAAACATTCCTTAGTTAACTCTCTTCCTAACTGGCCATTAGCTCCTGTTATCAATATTTTCATTTCTCCACCCCTTAAAAAAACTCTCAAAGCACACTTTAAAAGCAAACTATAGTATAAAACTACATCTTACTCCTACAGTCACTCTGAGAGTTTATTATTTTATACAATCAAAAATTAACTTATACTAATCATACATCTTTTCATAATATTTTTGATAATCTCCTGATGTAACATTCTTCATCCACTCTTTATTTCCTAAGTACCACTTTATAGTCTTAACTATTCCGATTTCAAAAGTTGTTTCAGGGTACCATCCAAGTTCATTTTTTATCTTAGTAGGGTCAATTCCATATCTTAGATCATGACCTTTTCTATCTGCTACATACTTAATCAAATTATCAGTAACTTCTTTGTCTACGTTTTCATTTATATAATTTATAACGGTTTTAACTATAGTAATGTTAGTTCTTTCATTATGCCCGCCAATGTTATAAACTTGCCCAAGTCTTCCATTATTGATTACCATGTCTATTGCTTTACAATGATCCTCTACATAAAGCCAATCTCTTATATTCATTCCAGAACCATAAACAGGCAAATCCTTATGATTTAAACAATTGTTTATAAGTAGTGGTATTAATTTTTCAGGGAATTGATATGGTCCATAGTTATTTGAACATCTAGTAATATTAACAGGCATCTTATATGTATCAAAGTAAGCCTTAACCATTAAATCTGAACCAGTTTTGCTTGCTGAATATGGACTATGCGGGTCAAGCGGTGTAGTTTCTAAAAAGTATCCTGTTTCACCAAGAGAGCCATAAACTTCATCTGTTGATACATGATGAAACTTAACTCCTGCCTTCCATCCATCAGCTGTTTCCCAAGCATTTTTAGCACAGTTTAATAAATTAACTGTACCTAACACATTTGTCTTTGCAAAAATTTCAGGATTTTTGATGCTTCTATCAACATGAGACTCTGCTGCAAAATGAACCACATAATCTATTTCATACTTTTTAAAAAGATTTGTTACTAATTCCTTGTCACATATATCTCCTTGAACAAAAGTATATCTTTTATCACTTTCTACAGATTTTAGATTTTCTAAGTTCCCTGCATAAGTTAATTTATCTAGGTTTATAATGTTTATGTCCCTATATTTTTTAAGCATATAAAGTATAAAATTTGAACCTATAAAACCAGCTCCACCAGTAACTAAGTATGTTTTCATAGTAGATTTCCCCCTACTTATTTTCTTTATATATAAAAGGTACGTTAATCTCTGATAGTTTCTTTTGCACCTTATCTTTCTCAGATAGCAGTATTTCATCTATCCCCTCAAGTGGCCACTTTATACCAACTTCCTTATCATTCCATAAGATACCACTGTCATATTCTGGTGCATAAAAATCTGTACATTTATAATTAAAAGTTGCTGTATCTGACATAACTAAAAATCCATGAGCAAAACCCTCTGGTACATAAAACTGTCTTTTGTTTTCAGAAGTTAAAAGTACTCCTTCCCACCTACCAAAAGTTGGTGAGCCTTTTCTTAAATCCACAGCTACATCAAAAACTTCACCCTCTGTAACACGAACAAGTTTACCTTGAGTATGCTTTGCTTGAAAATGTAATCCTCTTAAAACACCTTTTTTAGACTTACTTTCATTATCTTGAACAAATTCCATAGTAAGTCCTGCTTCATGAAAATCTTTTTTACTGTATGTTTCCATAAAGTAGCCCCTATTATCACCAAACACTGTGGGCTCAATTATATATATATCTTTTAGCTTAGTTTCTATAAACTTAAACTTTCCCATAGTTACCTCCATAGTTACTAAATATTATTAGTTGCAGCAGCCTCATCTTCTATTTCTTTAAAATCATTTGCAATTTGAACTAAATAATTGCCATATTCTGTTTTCATTAAAGGTTCTGCAAGCTTTAATAATTGTTCCCTATTTATAAGCCCTTTTTTATATGCGATTTCTTCTATACATGCTACATATAAACCTTGTCTTGTTTGAATAGCTTCAACAAAGTTAGCGGCATCTAAAAGACCTCTATGTGTACCTGTATCAAGCCAAGCCATACCTCTGCCAAATAGCTCAACTTTTAGTTTGCCTCTCTTTAAATATTCATTATTAACAGCAGTAATTTCAAGCTCACCACGTTTTGATGGCTTGATAGTTTTAGCTATTTGTACTACATCATATAGTGATAGGTAAGTCTTTGAAATTATCTCCAACTTTTCCCCCACTTCACACCGTACGTGCGACTTTCACCGCATACGGCGTTCCAACAATTTGAACTTTTAATTTAATTAAATAACTGAATTTCCTACTAACTTTCTTAAAGAATTAACTTTTTTTAAACCTTTATTATCCAAATTTAAAACATTTAGATACTTAGCTATTGTATCCAAGTTTGTACTGTGTATAAGTTTGTGAACCTGTGTTGTTAACCACATAAGATTCTTATATTCATCAGTACCACCTAGACTTTTGGGGATTTTGTGGTGACACTCCATTTTTCCAATTTTTAAGGCTTCGCCTGTAACGGCACATATGCCTCTTTGACCTGCAATTAATGAAATTTCACTATCATTAAATTCAACTGATTTTTCATCATATTGGTTGCCTAATAGATATTGGATTATATGAGTGTAACCGTGTATATTATCATGAATAAGCTTTCTACCTTGTACTGTGTAATTACATATATCTTGGTTAAAGCATAATGCTGTTTCAGTTTTACACCCATAGATAGGAAACATTGTTATATCCATAATAGTTATAGCTTTGCCATTATATCGCCCATAAAGTCTTTTATGTGTTTCAGATAACCGCGGCTTATTACTAATTAAGTTCTTTAATCTAATTTTCAAGGTTTTTCTTACTAAGAAATTTATTGCCGAAAACTCCAAGCTCACGTTAGTAGCATACTTATAGTAATTATGACTACCTAATATCATTGAGTTGAGTTTTGATACTTCTTTAATCTTTTGTTTTTTCTGTATTATTTTAACTTGCTCTTTTAGTTTTGCAATAGTATTTTGTTTTGCTTTTTTAGTAATTCTACTATTGCATACATATTTATTCTTCTTTAATTTTACCTTTAATCTAAAGCCTAAAAACTCTGTATAATTTTTTCTTAAATTTGTTATTTTAGATTTTTCATTACTAATATCTAAGCCTAAACGCTCTTCTAACCATTGTTTTACTGCATTGAACATTTTTATCGCTGTTTTATGGTCTCTACAAAATATTTTAAAGTCATCTGCATATCTAACAAACCATATTTCTTTTAAATTTGTAGTTTTTGAGTCCTATACCTATGATTATTATTAAGGTATAGATATTGAGTTTCAAAGGTTTCCCATTGAGAACTTAACCACCAATCAAGTTCATTTAGAACTACATTTGCTAGTAATGGACTTATTATTCCACCTTGTGGCGTTCCCTTTTCAGGTACACCGACTCCTTCTATTTCTGATTTTAGTATTTTCCCTAAAACACTTAGTAGATTCTTGTCTCTAATACCAATCTTCCATAATTGTTTTTTTAACTTACTATGGTTGACATTATCAAAGAATCCTTTTATATCTATATCCACTACATAATGAAGTTTTGACCTATTCATTAGGTGCATACACCTTGCAACAGCATGTGATGTGCTTCTATTTGGTCTAAAACCATAACTATGTTTGTGGAATTTTGCTTCGCATATCGGTTCTAATACTTGTTTAATACATTGTTGTATTATTCTATCATCAATACAAGGAATTCCAAGAGGTCTTAATCTACCATCGTGTTTTGGAATTTCTTCTCTTCTTACACTTTTAGGTATATAGTTAGCAAATTTATTCTGTATTAACTCTATGAATTCATCTTTTCTTAGATTTTTAAGATGTTCAATATTTTTATTATCAGTGCCTACAGTTTTTGAGCCTTTATTATTTTTAATGTTTCTATATGCTAATAAAATGTTATTTTCATTGGTTACATAATCCATTAAATCAACAAATTTATAATTATTACATGATTTTTGATATATTCAATCAAAGGTATCCTGCATATCATAATACTCATTATTTCTTAGTAATTGTCTTTTCTCTAAGGTTAAGCTTTCCTCCAAGTCTACTTATTCCTCCTTGTACTAAATACCTTCGGTTTCGTATCTCTTAGTCTTACTCGAACCTTGGATTATTCAGTATTTAATTATCAATGAACAAATTGTCTAGTGGCTATCGCTAGAATATTATTACAACATTCATTGTAGCTTCATGCCACCACTCTCACTTGGATTAAGATAAGTTATACTATATAGCTTTCCTTATCAATATTTCAACGGTGGTAAAACCTCAACATTCCAAGCTTTCCTTGTTCCAATATTACTATCTATACATATACCCTTAGGTCGCTGGTATGAGCCTGTAAGCTTGATAGTGCCTGTAACACTATATGGAGTTTCATAACGACAAATTTTACTAATCCACACTTACTGCACAATTTTGTGCTATATTCATTTCTGAATATTCTTCTTTTAGACCCGTACATTCCCAACTTCGTCAGTTTTTATAAACATCCTAACCATAGGTATTTTTAGACTCTAGGCCTATCACCACTCGACTGCCTCCAGTTCGCATTTCCTCAGCATTATCTGTTAGGGTGGCTCTCAGCCGTTTTAACGAGCTTCTAACATTTCAATATTTACCTATCAAAACGCTAGTCGTACCTTTGAGAAGGCATTTCTAGGCGTTACCCTATCATTCTACCTTTCGTAATATCAGTTCTAATAATTTTTTTGATTATTAGGCTAGTTTTGTAGTAAACCCTCGCTTACCTTTGTCTAGCAACAAGTCGCACTATCATAGAAATATAATCCTGGCACTGCATAATTTGATTTAGGAAATTGAGGTTTTTCTTCTATTGATACTACATTATTTTCATCATCAAATTCCACTACCCCAAATTCTTTTGGATTACTTACATGGTATCCAAAAATAGTAGCTTCATCTCTTTCCACAGCATTTTCAAGTCTTTCACTAAAGCCATATCCGTAGAATATATTATCCCCTAAAACCAAAGCA is part of the Haloimpatiens sp. FM7315 genome and harbors:
- the rfbD gene encoding dTDP-4-dehydrorhamnose reductase; translated protein: MKILITGANGQLGRELTKECLEFKNIELILTDIGDFDIQKYNCMDKNKIQKVTLDITNETNVAEVINEYKPDVVINCAAHTAVDKCENDEENAYKINALGLKYLAIATNAIGADIVQVSTDYVFDGDGNTPLIETDNVNPQTAYGRTKLQGEGFTAENNPKHYIVRTAWLYGDGNNFVKTMLKLSETNKVLKVVNDQKGTPTSTVDLAKVILKLVKNKAYGLYHCTCKGECTWYDFAKEIFKIKGIDTEVIPCTTDEFPRPAKRPKYSVLRNLALENSVGDITREWEESLKEYIKRI
- the rfbB gene encoding dTDP-glucose 4,6-dehydratase, with amino-acid sequence MKTYLVTGGAGFIGSNFILYMLKKYRDINIINLDKLTYAGNLENLKSVESDKRYTFVQGDICDKELVTNLFKKYEIDYVVHFAAESHVDRSIKNPEIFAKTNVLGTVNLLNCAKNAWETADGWKAGVKFHHVSTDEVYGSLGETGYFLETTPLDPHSPYSASKTGSDLMVKAYFDTYKMPVNITRCSNNYGPYQFPEKLIPLLINNCLNHKDLPVYGSGMNIRDWLYVEDHCKAIDMVINNGRLGQVYNIGGHNERTNITIVKTVINYINENVDKEVTDNLIKYVADRKGHDLRYGIDPTKIKNELGWYPETTFEIGIVKTIKWYLGNKEWMKNVTSGDYQKYYEKMYD
- the rfbC gene encoding dTDP-4-dehydrorhamnose 3,5-epimerase, producing the protein MGKFKFIETKLKDIYIIEPTVFGDNRGYFMETYSKKDFHEAGLTMEFVQDNESKSKKGVLRGLHFQAKHTQGKLVRVTEGEVFDVAVDLRKGSPTFGRWEGVLLTSENKRQFYVPEGFAHGFLVMSDTATFNYKCTDFYAPEYDSGILWNDKEVGIKWPLEGIDEILLSEKDKVQKKLSEINVPFIYKENK
- a CDS encoding reverse transcriptase domain-containing protein, which produces MDYVTNENNILLAYRNIKNNKGSKTVGTDNKNIEHLKNLRKDEFIELIQNKFANYIPKSVRREEIPKHDGRLRPLGIPCIDDRIIQQCIKQVLEPICEAKFHKHSYGFRPNRSTSHAVARCMHLMNRSKLHYVVDIDIKGFFDNVNHSKLKKQLWKIGIRDKNLLSVLGKILKSEIEGVGVPEKGTPQGGIISPLLANVVLNELDWWLSSQWETFETQYLYLNNNHRYRTQKLQI